The following coding sequences lie in one Thalassoglobus polymorphus genomic window:
- a CDS encoding YbaB/EbfC family nucleoid-associated protein — protein MFKGLSNLASLMANAGELKAKAAEVKDRIAAVRVEGSSGGGMVKVDASGDHRILSITIEETLLVSNDKEMLEDLILAATNQALDLAKKAAASEMTELAGGLGIPGLEDAISKFGASDSPM, from the coding sequence ATGTTTAAAGGGCTTTCAAACCTCGCCAGTCTTATGGCAAACGCAGGAGAATTGAAGGCAAAAGCTGCCGAGGTCAAAGACCGCATTGCTGCGGTTCGTGTCGAAGGGAGTTCCGGCGGTGGCATGGTGAAGGTTGATGCATCAGGCGATCATCGAATTCTTTCCATCACCATCGAAGAAACGCTGCTTGTTTCCAACGATAAAGAGATGCTTGAAGATCTGATTCTTGCCGCAACAAATCAGGCACTCGATTTAGCAAAAAAGGCGGCAGCGAGCGAAATGACCGAACTCGCAGGTGGCCTGGGAATTCCGGGGCTCGAAGATGCCATTTCAAAATTCGGAGCAAGTGACTCACCAATGTGA
- the rpoN gene encoding RNA polymerase factor sigma-54, which produces MHLNVSQQMKMSQQMKLAPRMIQSMEILQLPLAALQERIDQELSENVVLDQLTKKDEGADSSSSEEFDEPKQEIEKRELGDDDSNNASDFERLVEISQEWPDDNYTSGSKPSSNRVQDDMDRQHDVMANAISRPQTLQEHLLEQFHCDTPDHLKDFGDYLIHNLDANGRLQSSLPELVQVYGTQISLEDAEQALSIIQNLDPSGVGARDLKECLLLQITPTTPLRDIMITVIADHFDDMLQNRLPLIERKTGYSMDAIKSAMEQMRTLNPFPGQGFDNPDVQTVTPDLRVVKDDDGKYVIELIDEYIPELRINRRYIRMLEANPDEATKEFIKRKVESAKWLIDAIEQRYNTLRKVAQTIVDQQIEFLEYGPEHIKPLKMQDVADVVGVHVTTVSRAVDDKYVATPRGIFPLKRFFGGGTKTSDGEDVAWENIRLKLKEIVDDEDKSSPLSDDALVTELAKHGYQLARRTVTKYRKAMSIPSSRQRREY; this is translated from the coding sequence ATGCATCTAAACGTTTCACAACAGATGAAAATGAGCCAGCAAATGAAGCTGGCTCCGCGCATGATTCAGTCGATGGAAATTTTGCAACTTCCATTAGCTGCGCTTCAGGAACGGATTGATCAGGAACTCTCCGAGAATGTTGTTCTCGATCAACTGACAAAAAAAGATGAGGGTGCCGATTCATCCAGTTCAGAAGAATTCGATGAACCGAAACAGGAGATTGAAAAACGCGAACTGGGCGATGACGACAGCAACAACGCTTCGGACTTTGAGCGTCTTGTCGAGATCTCTCAGGAATGGCCAGACGATAACTATACATCCGGGTCGAAGCCGTCGAGCAACCGTGTTCAGGACGACATGGATCGTCAACACGATGTCATGGCGAATGCCATTAGCCGACCGCAAACTCTTCAAGAGCATCTTCTCGAACAATTCCATTGCGACACGCCGGATCACCTCAAGGACTTTGGTGATTATCTGATTCATAATCTGGATGCGAACGGTCGGCTTCAGAGTTCGCTGCCAGAGCTTGTGCAGGTTTATGGGACACAAATTTCGCTCGAAGATGCTGAGCAGGCTCTCAGTATTATCCAGAATTTGGACCCATCAGGAGTTGGGGCTCGAGACTTGAAGGAGTGCCTGCTACTGCAGATTACTCCGACAACACCGTTGCGGGATATCATGATTACTGTCATCGCTGACCACTTCGATGACATGCTTCAAAATCGACTCCCATTGATCGAGCGTAAAACCGGTTATTCCATGGATGCGATCAAATCTGCCATGGAACAGATGCGGACGCTCAATCCATTTCCCGGACAGGGGTTTGACAATCCTGACGTTCAAACGGTGACCCCTGATTTGCGGGTGGTCAAAGATGATGATGGAAAATACGTCATCGAACTCATCGATGAGTACATCCCCGAGTTGCGAATCAATCGGCGGTACATTCGCATGCTGGAAGCTAATCCCGATGAAGCGACAAAGGAATTCATAAAACGAAAAGTGGAGTCCGCTAAATGGCTCATCGACGCGATCGAGCAACGGTACAACACACTCCGTAAAGTTGCCCAAACGATTGTCGACCAGCAAATCGAATTCCTGGAGTACGGCCCGGAACATATTAAACCACTGAAGATGCAGGATGTTGCTGACGTTGTCGGAGTTCACGTGACGACGGTCTCGCGAGCTGTTGACGACAAATACGTTGCGACACCTCGCGGCATCTTTCCTCTCAAGCGGTTCTTCGGCGGCGGTACGAAGACGTCGGATGGCGAAGATGTCGCCTGGGAAAACATCCGTTTGAAGCTCAAAGAAATCGTGGACGACGAAGACAAGTCGAGCCCTCTCAGCGATGATGCACTCGTCACTGAACTCGCCAAGCATGGCTACCAACTCGCCCGCCGTACGGTGACCAAGTACCGCAAAGCGATGAGCATTCCCTCCTCTCGCCAACGCCGCGAGTATTGA
- a CDS encoding PEGA domain-containing protein, whose product MTIRSNPPGALVEVDGERIGLTPVSMDFTYYGTREISLSAPGYETMTLLQPVPAPPGQRFPIDFFTNHFMPRKVTDRHDFTYNLVQRGMPVDEESDLINRARNFRSQAEVGGVIQPQQ is encoded by the coding sequence ATGACGATCCGCTCGAATCCGCCGGGAGCACTTGTCGAAGTCGATGGTGAACGGATCGGGCTTACCCCAGTTTCAATGGATTTCACATATTACGGGACGCGTGAAATTTCACTTTCCGCACCCGGTTACGAAACCATGACGCTCCTGCAACCGGTGCCAGCTCCTCCTGGGCAACGTTTCCCGATTGATTTCTTCACCAACCACTTCATGCCCCGGAAAGTGACCGATCGGCACGATTTCACATACAACCTGGTACAACGAGGCATGCCCGTTGATGAAGAGTCGGACTTGATTAATCGCGCCAGAAACTTCCGCTCACAAGCCGAGGTTGGTGGAGTCATTCAACCACAGCAGTGA
- a CDS encoding HEAT repeat domain-containing protein has product MRLSTSLPAFFLFSCFMMSGDGVVADVIRLKNGGELRGQLEGIAKAEDAPVLMRTLSGALVEIERSEIDYVQRRNQVLEEYVSQSRAVDQTVEGHWALAEWCRIRRLKEQRLEQLELVLELDPDHKEARRGLGHVQHHGKWMPREEMMAQRGYVKHKNKWITTQELALIEKNTQQREAELVWYPKVRVWLGWITGNDAYRRNEGSKAFESLQDVDAIPALAKLMATHENLSVRILYIRVLGNMPGQRPVKALLDRYLFDNSEAVWRQALASIDSDQESTAIPQLISALRNDSNNVVQRAAAALGEMGSEEAVPALISSLVTTHKYKIQVPDSQPISFGSTAGGQVGMMNPGQVSGATAIQLQALARLGQLPHGAQVIPFHNVPKNMKTVTLKVDIKNQAVLTALEKITDKNLGFNERDWHLWWSVYKT; this is encoded by the coding sequence ATGCGATTGAGTACTTCACTGCCGGCATTCTTTCTGTTCTCATGTTTCATGATGAGCGGGGATGGGGTTGTTGCGGACGTAATTCGCTTAAAAAATGGGGGCGAGTTGCGCGGTCAGCTTGAAGGAATCGCAAAAGCGGAAGATGCTCCTGTTCTCATGAGAACGCTCTCGGGAGCTTTGGTCGAGATTGAGCGTAGCGAGATCGACTACGTTCAACGACGAAACCAGGTTCTCGAAGAATACGTCTCGCAATCCCGTGCTGTCGATCAAACTGTTGAGGGGCATTGGGCTCTCGCTGAGTGGTGCCGTATCCGTCGATTGAAAGAGCAGCGTCTGGAACAACTGGAACTTGTGTTGGAATTGGACCCCGATCATAAAGAAGCCCGGCGGGGACTTGGCCATGTTCAGCATCATGGAAAGTGGATGCCTCGTGAAGAGATGATGGCCCAGCGTGGATACGTCAAACACAAAAACAAATGGATTACAACGCAAGAACTGGCGCTGATCGAAAAGAACACTCAACAACGAGAAGCTGAGCTCGTCTGGTATCCGAAAGTTCGAGTCTGGTTGGGGTGGATCACTGGAAACGATGCATACCGAAGAAACGAAGGGAGCAAAGCTTTCGAATCGTTACAGGATGTGGATGCAATCCCCGCTTTGGCAAAACTGATGGCAACCCATGAAAATTTGTCGGTGCGCATTCTTTATATCCGCGTTCTCGGAAACATGCCTGGGCAACGACCGGTGAAAGCGTTGCTGGATCGCTATCTGTTTGACAACAGTGAGGCGGTTTGGAGGCAGGCACTGGCGAGCATCGATTCCGATCAGGAATCAACAGCAATTCCTCAGCTTATTTCAGCACTGAGAAATGATTCGAACAACGTCGTACAACGAGCGGCAGCCGCGTTGGGTGAAATGGGAAGTGAAGAAGCTGTTCCGGCGTTGATTAGTTCATTGGTGACAACGCACAAATATAAAATTCAGGTTCCAGATTCTCAGCCGATCTCATTCGGAAGCACAGCAGGTGGTCAGGTAGGGATGATGAATCCCGGGCAAGTTTCAGGAGCCACTGCGATTCAATTACAAGCTTTGGCGAGACTGGGGCAACTGCCTCATGGGGCACAAGTCATTCCGTTTCATAACGTCCCGAAAAACATGAAAACGGTCACCCTCAAAGTCGATATTAAAAATCAAGCTGTGTTGACCGCTCTCGAAAAGATCACCGACAAGAACCTCGGCTTCAACGAACGAGACTGGCATCTGTGGTGGTCGGTTTATAAAACATAG
- the recR gene encoding recombination mediator RecR, whose protein sequence is MASRQIDAEQHPFGAAVGRLVDQFASLPGIGRKSAERLANHILSCKEADAYALADAIRAVKETIRRCDLCFNLTDQELCPICSDTRRDRTVVCVVEQPKDVSALEAAAAFHGTYHVLGGRIAPLEGIGPENLTIGKLVQRVKKDGVKELIMATNPTLEGDGTALFITNLLEEYPVGITRLARGIATGSVLEFANKEMLADALRGRQQF, encoded by the coding sequence ATGGCGTCACGTCAAATTGATGCAGAGCAGCACCCGTTTGGGGCAGCAGTTGGTCGACTGGTCGACCAGTTTGCATCGTTACCAGGTATTGGTCGAAAGTCGGCAGAGCGGCTGGCGAACCATATTCTCAGCTGTAAAGAGGCTGATGCGTATGCATTGGCAGATGCCATTCGTGCTGTAAAGGAAACGATTCGACGTTGTGATCTCTGCTTTAACCTGACCGATCAAGAGTTGTGTCCAATTTGCAGCGACACTCGCCGGGACCGTACTGTCGTTTGTGTCGTTGAACAGCCAAAAGATGTGAGTGCTTTAGAAGCGGCTGCGGCTTTTCACGGAACCTATCATGTGTTGGGCGGACGCATTGCGCCGCTCGAAGGCATTGGCCCCGAGAACTTGACGATTGGGAAACTGGTTCAGCGTGTCAAAAAAGATGGAGTCAAAGAGTTGATCATGGCGACGAACCCAACGCTTGAAGGAGATGGAACGGCTTTATTTATTACGAACCTGTTGGAAGAGTACCCCGTAGGAATCACAAGACTTGCTCGAGGGATCGCGACCGGGAGTGTGCTAGAGTTTGCAAACAAAGAAATGCTGGCGGACGCATTACGCGGTCGGCAACAGTTTTGA
- a CDS encoding FMN-binding protein, whose translation MILELLQAKSQHGALLLKDLKLTVQKVSPWRVWGIHSLRVLLFAGIVLTIHLEARSRRSAPTEEFTKQLLLETFDELPAEIEVGAKDSETGLFPIRNDDSEFGYLLTTSPKSDHIIGFSGPTNVAILLNPDLEVQQLEVLWSRDTREHLKEVVSSSKYWDQFLGVSWEELSQKQEVDAVSGATLTSLAIGESIINRLGGEVPSLKFPDPVTLSDVQVLFDEARSIQQNRRFDNGWDVFDEQKKLLGTVLSTSPSADNVVGYQGPTELLIAIDTEGKVKRTYTRNSFDNEPHVSYLDEDWAWPELFQGLTLEEVSQYDLAEQGIEGVSGATFTSMAAARGVIQTAQKNLVPLPETKTQPKSQKSWKPSRADFGTLAVIVSGIVIAMTHLRGIAWLRILYQVILIGYVGFLNGDLLSQAMFVGWTQNGVPWRSAFRLVVLAGIAFVFPVMTKRNIYCSHLCAHGAVQQLVRKRVRYQFHPGKNLKRFLSLVPVGLLSWVILVSMLGLTFSLVDIEAFDAYLFRIAGWSAISIAVGGVIVSLFVPMAYCRFGCPTGATLEYLRRTRRSDRLSPADGIAVGLLLLAQLLYWSPVNFFSWL comes from the coding sequence TTGATTTTGGAACTGCTTCAAGCAAAGAGTCAACATGGGGCGTTGCTGTTGAAGGATCTCAAGCTGACAGTTCAGAAAGTGAGCCCTTGGCGAGTTTGGGGAATCCACTCGCTGCGCGTGCTGTTGTTTGCGGGAATCGTTTTGACGATTCATCTTGAAGCAAGGTCTCGGCGAAGTGCTCCCACAGAGGAGTTCACAAAGCAGCTCTTGTTGGAAACGTTCGATGAACTGCCTGCCGAAATTGAAGTTGGGGCCAAAGATTCTGAAACCGGCTTGTTTCCGATTCGAAATGACGACAGCGAATTCGGCTATTTGCTTACAACCTCTCCGAAGTCCGATCACATCATTGGCTTTTCCGGACCTACAAACGTGGCGATACTGTTGAATCCAGATCTGGAAGTTCAGCAGCTCGAAGTCCTCTGGAGTCGCGACACTCGGGAACACTTAAAAGAAGTTGTCAGCAGTTCCAAATACTGGGACCAGTTCCTCGGAGTTTCCTGGGAAGAATTGTCGCAGAAGCAAGAAGTCGATGCTGTTTCGGGAGCGACTTTGACGAGCCTCGCGATTGGAGAATCGATCATCAATAGGCTCGGCGGGGAGGTTCCTTCGTTGAAGTTTCCCGATCCTGTTACGCTCAGCGATGTACAGGTCTTGTTTGATGAAGCGCGTTCGATTCAGCAGAACCGTCGTTTCGATAACGGTTGGGATGTTTTCGATGAACAGAAAAAGTTGCTAGGGACTGTACTGAGTACCTCGCCATCTGCAGACAATGTTGTCGGATATCAGGGGCCAACCGAACTTCTCATCGCAATCGACACTGAAGGAAAGGTCAAGCGAACATACACTCGCAATAGCTTCGATAATGAACCGCATGTCAGCTACCTCGATGAAGATTGGGCGTGGCCCGAGCTGTTCCAGGGGCTCACGCTCGAAGAAGTCTCTCAATACGATCTGGCGGAGCAAGGAATCGAAGGTGTTTCCGGGGCAACGTTCACAAGCATGGCAGCAGCTAGAGGTGTGATTCAAACTGCTCAGAAGAATCTTGTTCCTTTGCCGGAAACCAAAACTCAACCCAAGAGTCAGAAATCCTGGAAACCTTCACGAGCCGATTTCGGAACACTTGCGGTGATTGTCTCTGGCATCGTCATCGCAATGACACATCTTCGCGGTATTGCATGGCTGCGGATTTTGTATCAGGTGATTTTGATCGGCTACGTCGGTTTTTTAAATGGCGATCTTCTCTCGCAGGCAATGTTCGTCGGTTGGACGCAAAATGGCGTTCCCTGGCGAAGTGCTTTTCGACTCGTGGTGCTGGCCGGAATCGCATTCGTCTTTCCAGTCATGACGAAGCGAAACATTTACTGTTCGCACTTATGTGCCCATGGGGCAGTGCAGCAACTTGTTCGCAAGCGCGTTCGCTATCAATTCCATCCCGGGAAGAATCTCAAGCGATTCCTGTCACTTGTTCCTGTCGGCTTGCTGTCATGGGTGATTCTCGTTTCCATGCTCGGGCTGACTTTCAGCTTAGTCGATATTGAAGCTTTCGACGCCTACCTGTTTCGAATCGCCGGTTGGTCAGCGATTTCGATTGCTGTGGGCGGGGTGATTGTCTCGCTCTTCGTTCCGATGGCTTATTGCCGATTCGGCTGTCCTACCGGGGCAACGCTGGAATATTTGCGAAGAACCCGTCGCAGCGACCGACTTTCACCTGCGGATGGAATTGCCGTTGGATTGCTTCTTCTTGCACAACTTCTTTATTGGTCTCCCGTGAATTTCTTTTCTTGGTTGTAA